In a genomic window of Macaca nemestrina isolate mMacNem1 chromosome 18, mMacNem.hap1, whole genome shotgun sequence:
- the LOC105485007 gene encoding immunoglobulin superfamily member 6, giving the protein MGTVSRSNIARHLQTNLILFCVGAVGACTVSVTQPWYLEVDYTHEAVTIKCTFSATGCPSEQPTRLWFRYGTQQPENLCLDGCKSEADKFTVREAFMENQVSLTVNRVTANDSAIYICGIAFPSVPEARAKQTGGGTTLVVREIKLLSKELWSFLTALVSLLSVYVTGVGVAFMFLSKSKSKPLRNKEIKEDSQKKKSVRRIFQEIAQELYHKRHVETNQRSEKDNTTYENRRVLSNYERP; this is encoded by the exons ATGGGGACTGTGAGCAGAAGCAACATCGCGCGCCATCTGCAAACCAACCTCATTCTATTTTGTGTCG GTGCTGTGGGCGCCTGTACTGTCTCTGTCACACAACCATGGTACCTAGAAGTGGACTACACTCACGAGGCCGTCACCATAAAGTGTACCTTCTCCGCAACCGGATGCCCTTCTGAGCAACCAACACGCCTGTGGTTTCGCTACGGGACTCAACAGCCTGAGAACCTGTGCTTGGACGGGTGCAAAAGTGAGGCAGACAAGTTCACAGTGAGGGAAGCCTTCATGGAAAACCAAGTTTCCCTCACTGTAAACAGAGTGACTGCAAACGACAGTGCAATTTACATCTGTGGAATAGCATTCCCCAGTGTGCCGGAAGCGAGAGCTAAGCAGACAGGAGGAGGGACCACACTGGTGGTAAGAG AAATTAAGCTGCTCAGCAAGGAACTGTGGAGCTTCCTGACAGCTCTTGTATCACTGCTCTCTGTCTATGTGACCGGTGTAGGCGTGGCCTTCATGTTCCTCTCCAAA TCAAAATCCAAACCtctaagaaacaaagaaataaaagaagactcaCAAAAG AAGAAGAGTGTTCGGCGTATTTTTCAGGAAATTGCTCAAGAACTATACCATAAGAGACATGTGGAAACAAACCAACGATCT GAGAAAGACAACACCACTTATGAAAACAGAAGAGTACTTTCCAACTATGAAAGACCATAG